A portion of the Chaetodon trifascialis isolate fChaTrf1 chromosome 7, fChaTrf1.hap1, whole genome shotgun sequence genome contains these proteins:
- the cited4b gene encoding cbp/p300-interacting transactivator 4b: MADHLMMPMNHSSAGASLHGYRMGMNGGLQAGHQQHANQQGMRALPNGQMMHYGGAQANMETAMRQRQGMVGGPMNGQLNGAQMGHHQMTSGNMMYNGQSQQQQHHPQQQHHMHPQQHQQQAQHPQQQQQQFMNGGLTSQQLMASMQLQKLNTQYHGHPLGPMGGNHMGPTTQYRMNPAQLANMQHMAGPALALNGMDADMIDEEVLTSLVMELGLDRVQELPELFLGQNEFDFISDFVSKQQPSTVSC; the protein is encoded by the coding sequence ATGGCAGACCATCTGATGATGCCCATGAATCACAGCTCAGCGGGCGCCAGTCTCCACGGTTACAGGATGGGCATGAATGGCGGCCTGCAGGCAGGTCACCAGCAGCATGCCAACCAGCAGGGCATGAGGGCGCTGCCCAATGGCCAGATGATGCACTACGGTGGCGCCCAGGCCAACATGGAGACCGCCATGAGGCAGAGGCAGGGCATGGTGGGCGGACCCATGAATGGACAGCTGAACGGGGCCCAGATGGGTCACCACCAGATGACCTCTGGTAACATGATGTATAATGGCCAGTCccagcagcaacagcatcacccccagcagcagcatcacatgcacccacagcagcaccagcaacaagcccagcacccacagcagcagcaacagcagttcATGAACGGAGGGTTAACGTCCCAGCAGCTCATGGCCAGCATGCAGTTGCAGAAACTCAACACCCAGTACCACGGACACCCACTGGGGCCTATGGGTGGGAACCACATGGGGCCCACAACCCAGTACCGCATGAACCCGGCCCAGCTGGCCAACATGCAGCACATGGCCGGGCCGGCCCTGGCCCTGAACGGCATGGACGCGGATATGATTGACGAGGAGGTCCTGACCTCGCTGGTCATGGAGCTGGGCTTGGATCGGGTCCAGGAGCTGCCAGAACTCTTCCTGGGCCAGAATGAGTTTGACTTCATCTCGGACTttgtcagcaaacagcagccCAGCACTGTCAGTTGCTGA